A single region of the Fusobacterium varium genome encodes:
- a CDS encoding SMC family ATPase, producing the protein MKINRIYLENYRIHEKLEVEFDKGINLLLGENGKGKSSILEAIGYALFGSDLRGTQKDAIQYGKKSAKIQVEFTGVDGEEYIVTRKLPGTTSIYRKSNPELELQGKEDRIRELCGIKGDIKDVYDNVIVAKQNEFISSFKATAKDREKTFDKVFNTEIYREIYDGYSKDVEGKYKNEIAIEENSIKSISEVMEDSQEVKEKLELEKEREKEFEKYLDTLSAELKEIKEKLNQISGTELKIEKINGEIRKSEEVLNSITLQEEKLKKQIEETILAKEIADKNIENHNEYIKTSEILESIKKEKKELDQIREKQNSLEKELISLEKLRGDSNNQVNLWKNSIENLKVSCREKKDRVDFLQGEIEKKEKNLQIYKVELEKNAPLLKELEKFESDIETGEKTLNTFEVKLQEKELDLKIKKEQRENLIKENLDEKIVKFEALEEKKRELEREKEQNISLGRANDEAYKKLQSSICPFLNENCKNLSGKDINSFFINRRKTYTEIVKSKIAEIEKIEEELKDKEKIVEMKTILNRINHEIELKISEIEVDQAKFQRGEEKLKNKKLEYENWKLINNIKNREEILAKNTQLETKIENENSEKDIIERDKIKNILNEDIERGKELKEKIENEISKINELSLKEEEIRGSIEENKPTLVKYQELSEEVEKYEVLLNSLKESNELYLENYKKALEKENLEVEKEGLKEKESQEEKVLESLREDLIKLENSLVSLNKEELEKSQVEKDEKVAEIREKLGGINGEIKNLNDKLAKIKEHENIIKDKKKSLEKLKMKLELTKAFRERIKSMGKEVSKNMLKEIEILATENFRKITGRGEKVIWSNEDKDKYSVYLSGDRGELRFEQLSGGEQVAVAISIRGAMSELFTESRFSIFDEPTNNLDSERRKSLADSIGEILKNLEQSIIVTHDDTFREMAQKVIEL; encoded by the coding sequence ATGAAGATAAATAGAATATATTTAGAAAACTATCGTATCCATGAGAAACTTGAAGTTGAATTTGATAAGGGGATAAATCTACTTTTAGGGGAGAATGGAAAGGGGAAATCCTCAATATTAGAGGCTATTGGTTATGCTCTTTTTGGTTCTGATTTGAGAGGAACTCAAAAAGATGCAATTCAATATGGAAAGAAAAGTGCTAAAATTCAAGTTGAGTTTACAGGAGTTGATGGGGAAGAGTATATAGTTACAAGAAAATTACCAGGAACTACATCTATATATAGAAAATCAAATCCAGAGCTTGAACTTCAAGGAAAAGAGGATAGAATAAGAGAACTTTGTGGAATAAAAGGGGATATAAAGGATGTCTATGACAATGTAATTGTAGCTAAGCAAAATGAGTTTATATCATCTTTTAAGGCAACTGCTAAGGATAGAGAGAAAACTTTTGATAAAGTTTTTAATACTGAAATATATAGAGAGATCTATGATGGGTACTCAAAAGATGTTGAAGGAAAGTATAAAAATGAGATAGCTATTGAAGAGAATAGCATTAAAAGTATATCAGAGGTTATGGAAGATTCCCAAGAGGTCAAAGAAAAATTAGAGCTTGAAAAGGAGAGAGAGAAGGAGTTTGAAAAATATCTGGATACTCTTTCAGCTGAATTAAAAGAGATTAAGGAAAAATTAAATCAGATAAGCGGTACAGAATTAAAGATAGAAAAGATAAATGGTGAGATTAGAAAGAGTGAGGAAGTTTTAAATAGTATTACTTTACAAGAAGAGAAATTGAAAAAACAGATTGAGGAAACTATTTTAGCTAAGGAGATAGCTGATAAAAATATAGAAAACCACAATGAGTATATTAAAACTTCTGAGATTTTGGAAAGTATAAAAAAAGAGAAAAAAGAGCTTGATCAGATAAGAGAGAAACAAAATAGTTTAGAAAAAGAGCTAATCTCATTGGAAAAATTGAGAGGTGACTCTAATAATCAAGTAAATCTATGGAAAAATAGTATTGAAAATTTAAAGGTAAGTTGTCGAGAGAAAAAAGATAGAGTTGACTTTTTACAAGGGGAGATTGAGAAAAAAGAGAAAAATCTTCAAATATATAAAGTTGAATTAGAAAAGAATGCTCCACTTTTAAAAGAGTTGGAAAAGTTTGAAAGTGATATTGAAACTGGAGAAAAAACTTTAAATACTTTTGAAGTAAAACTTCAAGAGAAAGAGTTAGATTTAAAGATCAAAAAAGAACAGAGAGAAAATTTAATTAAAGAAAATTTAGATGAAAAGATAGTTAAATTTGAAGCTTTAGAAGAGAAAAAAAGAGAGCTTGAAAGAGAGAAGGAACAAAATATCTCACTTGGTAGAGCTAATGATGAAGCATATAAAAAACTTCAATCTTCAATCTGTCCATTTTTAAATGAAAATTGTAAAAATTTAAGTGGAAAGGATATTAATAGTTTTTTTATAAATAGAAGAAAAACATATACTGAGATAGTTAAGAGTAAAATAGCAGAGATTGAAAAGATTGAGGAAGAGTTAAAAGATAAAGAAAAGATAGTTGAAATGAAAACTATACTTAATAGAATTAATCATGAGATTGAACTAAAAATTAGTGAGATAGAAGTTGATCAAGCTAAATTCCAAAGGGGAGAGGAGAAGTTAAAAAATAAAAAACTTGAGTATGAAAATTGGAAATTGATCAATAATATAAAAAATCGTGAGGAGATTTTAGCTAAAAACACTCAATTAGAAACTAAAATTGAAAATGAAAATAGTGAAAAAGATATTATTGAGAGAGATAAAATTAAAAATATTTTAAATGAAGATATTGAAAGAGGAAAAGAGCTTAAAGAGAAGATTGAAAATGAGATTTCAAAAATTAATGAGTTATCTTTAAAAGAGGAAGAGATAAGAGGTTCTATTGAGGAGAATAAACCTACTCTTGTAAAATATCAAGAATTAAGTGAGGAAGTTGAAAAATATGAAGTTCTTTTAAACTCTTTGAAAGAGAGCAATGAACTATATTTAGAAAACTATAAAAAGGCTCTTGAGAAAGAAAATTTGGAAGTTGAAAAAGAGGGATTAAAAGAGAAAGAGAGTCAAGAGGAGAAGGTTTTAGAGAGTCTTAGAGAGGATTTAATAAAACTAGAAAATAGTCTTGTTTCTCTAAATAAAGAAGAACTTGAGAAAAGCCAAGTTGAAAAAGATGAGAAAGTGGCAGAGATAAGAGAGAAACTTGGTGGAATTAATGGAGAGATTAAAAATCTAAATGACAAATTAGCTAAGATTAAAGAGCATGAGAATATAATTAAAGATAAGAAGAAAAGTTTAGAAAAATTAAAGATGAAATTAGAGCTAACAAAGGCATTTAGAGAGAGAATAAAATCTATGGGGAAAGAGGTTTCGAAAAATATGCTAAAAGAGATAGAGATTTTAGCCACTGAAAACTTTAGAAAGATAACTGGTAGAGGAGAGAAAGTTATTTGGTCAAATGAGGACAAGGATAAATATAGTGTTTATCTATCTGGTGATAGAGGAGAGTTGAGGTTTGAGCAACTTTCTGGTGGTGAGCAAGTGGCAGTGGCTATCTCTATAAGAGGGGCTATGAGTGAGCTATTTACAGAGAGTAGATTTTCAATCTTTGATGAACCAACTAATAATTTGGATTCAGAGAGAAGAAAGAGCCTTGCTGATTCTATTGGAGAGATTCTTAAAAATTTAGAGCAAAGTATAATTGTAACCCATGATGATACATTTAGAGAGATGGCACAGAAGGTAATTGAATTATAG